The Cervus canadensis isolate Bull #8, Minnesota chromosome 9, ASM1932006v1, whole genome shotgun sequence genome contains a region encoding:
- the LOC122447446 gene encoding protein CNPPD1-like: MDLAGLLLDEEGTFSLTGFQDFTFLPGHQKLSARIRRRLYYGWDWETDCTLEELSSPVADIAVELLQKAAPSPIRRLQKKYVAHVSREACISPCAMMLALVYIERLRHRNPDCLQHVSSSDLFLISMMVASKYLYDEGEEEEVFNDEWGAAGGVAVPTLNALERGFLSAMDWRLYTDPREIFEVLSWLEGCVAEQQGRRRGWYTYTDLCVLLEQPAWQLALGSLCQRLAKLSCLLAMAYVSSVALAVASMAVIHQSLGLSCSPPPGPPDLGLASRCLLEPCIPSPMPQCLPSPANVTGCLEGDVVLRSLWGSLLASLTPPPLPPPDPPAPPTLLHNCPLCQKLQKDSPTCRACHHLNHTVPTGPPSPWSHSHGLAPPWPWSPMPPLLPQPQQCSLFSIMELARLKSFIFPG, encoded by the coding sequence ATGGACCTCGCCGGGCTCCTGCTGGACGAAGAAGGCACCTTCTCCCTCACCGGCTTCCAGGACTTCACGTTCCTCCCAGGACACCAGAAGCTGAGTGCCCGAATCCGAAGGAGACTCTACTATGGCTGGGACTGGGAAACTGACTGTACTCTGGAGGAGCTCTCCAGCCCCGTGGCAGATATTGCTGTGGAACTGCTCCAGAAGGCAGCCCCCAGTCCTATTCGCCGGCTCCAGAAGAAATATGTAGCCCATGTGTCCCGAGAGGCTTGCATCTCTCCGTGTGCTATGATGCTGGCTCTGGTATACATTGAGCGGCTCCGGCATAGAAACCCAGACTGCCTACAGCACGTGTCATCCTCTGACTTGTTCCTGATCTCCATGATGGTGGCCAGTAAGTACCTCTATGacgaaggggaggaggaagaggtctTCAATGATGAATGGGGAGCTGCTGGGGGTGTGGCCGTGCCCACTCTTAATGCCCTGGAGAGGGGCTTCCTGAGTGCCATGGATTGGCGGCTCTACACTGATCCTCGGGAAATCTTTGAGGTGCTGAGCTGGCTGGAGGGCTGTGTGGCTGAGCAGCAGGGGCGCCGGCGGGGCTGGTACACCTACACAGACCTGTGTGTGCTGCTGGAGCAGCCTGCCTGGCAACTGGCGCTGGGCTCCCTCTGCCAGCGGCTGGCAAAGCTGTCCTGCCTGTTGGCTATGGCATATGTGAGCAGCGTGGCCCTCGCTGTGGCATCGATGGCCGTAATACACCAGTCCTTAGGGCTGTCCTGCAGCCCCCCGCCTGGCCCTCCAGACCTTGGACTGGCCTCCAGGTGCCTTTTGGAACCCTGCATACCTTCCCCCATGCCACAGTGCCTGCCGTCTCCTGCTAACGTCACCGGCTGCCTGGAAGGCGATGTAGTGCTGCGTTCACTGTGGGGCAGTCTGCTAGCCTCGCTGACTCCCCCACCGTTGCCTCCTCCAGACCCTCCTGCTCCCCCCACTCTTCTTCACAACTGCCCCCTTTGCCAGAAGCTCCAGAAGGACTCCCCAACCTGCCGTGCCTGCCATCACCTCAACCATACTGTCCCCACGGGGCCCCCCAGTCCTTGGTCCCACTCCCATGGCCTGGCTCCCCCCTGGCCTTGGAGCCCAATGCCCCCTCTGCTCCCACAGCCCCAGCAATGTTCCCTTTTCAGCATTATGGAACTGGCCCGCCTGAAGTCTTTCATTTTCCCAGGCTAG